The region CTGATTCACCAACGGCTTTGTATCCGGCAAAATGAATAACAGCATCAATAGTGTTTTCTTTAAAAATTTGATTCAATTCCTCTTTGTTCAAAAGGTCGATGTAATATGGCGCAACACCTCTACCAGATATTTCTTTAATCCGCTCCAGCACCAGTTTATTGCTGTTGGCCAAATTATCGGCAATAATCACATCGTGTCCCTCATTAAGCAGTTCAATCGTTGTATGACTGCCGATATATCCTGTGCCGCCTGTTACAAGAATGTTCATACAGCATCCCCTTTATAATTAAATTCATATTTTGTATTGCAGAGTTATTCCACATTAAATTATACAATTTGCCCATTAAAAACACAACACAACACAGAATTCGAAGTGTTCAATTAAAATAAGCATGGCCAAATTATCGAACTTAAACCGTATTTCCTCGTCACAAAATGCGGTTGTTTTAAAAAAATAGATGTAAAAATTCCATTTATAAAAATCCTTTAATCACGGACGACTCTTTCTATTTCCCCATCTAACCTGTCTTTTTTACAAAACAATGCCGAAAGTCTTGCTTTTTGTAAAATTATGTTACAAAATTGTAATAAATAGGTTAAGGAGGAGAGTAGTTTTGAATCATATTAAAGAAGTAATTTTGCATGTAGGGTTGAGTAAAACGGGTACATCGAGTATACAAAGCACTCTGTATAATGAGGGTAATAATAAGTTACTATTAAAAGAAGGAATTTTATATCCAAGATGTTGGGAGCAATCAAATCATGGTAATATTTTATTGAGCCCATTCTCTACAAATCCAGAGACGGTTGGTCCAAATAAATTCCCAAAAATACTTTCCAAAGAGGAAATAGAAGAGAAAGATAAGCTAAACCTTAATAAGTTTGAAACAGCACTAAGTAAATGTACTGCCAATAAGTTGATTATATCAGGTGAAGTAATTTCATCAATTTCCAGGGAAAACATCGGAAAACTAAAAAAATATTTGATGGATATAGGTTTTAACAAAGTAAAATTCAAAATTATGATTTATACTAGAAATCCTGTAACATGGGCGGTCAGTACGATACAGCAACAGTTCAAGTATGGTGACCAGTATGACACGGTATTAAAGATACGGAAAAACCGTGATTTACCCACTCTATTTCAAGATAAAATTGGTAAATTTATTGATATCTTTGGCAAGGATTCCGTATATGTTTACCCATTTGAAGAGGCGAGAACACACGAGATGGGAATGGTGGGGCACCTTTTGGAAGAATTAAATATTGATAAAAAAGTCATCAATAATATAAAACAAATTCGCACAAACGAAAGCATGTCAATGTTTACCGGAGAATTTTTGACATATATCAATTACAGGATCCCATTAATTATAGACGGTAAACAGAATGGAAACAGGCATATAAGTGATCACCAACCTTTACTTAAAATCGGAGGAAATAAATTCGACATCTCTTTAGAAGAGAAAAAGAAGATTGCTAAAGTTACCCAACACGATATAGGATGGCTTAAGGAATCTTATGGAATTGATTATACATATGAGAATTTAAAGGAAACGAAAATATATGAAAATATCGATACATCATTTAAGGATATAGAAAAAATCTACCCAAACCTAACCAAGACTATTCGTGATTCTCTTGTAGAATTTATGGAGAACAAGTTGATATCTGAAATACCATTCCCCCTTAAGGATCACTGTTTTGAATTAATAATGCAATTTAAAGAACAGGAACAAGATTTAATACGGATTGACCATGTAGAAGATAGATTTCAAAGTAAATTAAATACTAAAGGTGTTAATAAGGGAGTTATATACAGAGAACTAGCTTTACTTATGGAAGGATACGATCAAATTAAAATTGCAAAATTATTCATGGGAAAAGCCGGTTTATATTTACCAAATGGACCTTTTATCAAAAAAAAGCACGAAGAATATAAACAAAAACTGCTACAACAACAGACCATAAATGAGAGCATAAAAACTAGAAATGAGATAGCGGCTGCGGGAAAGAAAAAATCAATTTGGAAGCGAATATTCAAGAAGGAATCATGACCGAATGGGCTAGCATATGCTAGTCTGTTTGTTTGTCTGAAAGTTTATAATTCAAACCTGATTTGTGGATTGTAATAATCGTTTCTATATAAAAATTATATAACTTTATTATTACATCACATGCGAAATTCAATTTCTATGTTTCTTCAACTTCTCAAGAGCAAAATCCAATTAAATAACCCCCTGTAGTGGGGGTTGCATTTCATTAGATTTCCAATTCCGGTCCGTTCTTGCCTAATTTTTCTTTATATTGCTCATGCTTTTTCTTTATAAGTGGTCCAACTGTTGCTTTATATAAACCTGCTTTTTGCATAAATAATTCTGCAAGTTCGATTTGATTGTATGCCTCCATGAGCAATGCGAGTTCCCTGTATAGAACACCTCGATCAATATCGTTAATTTTCAATGTACTCAGGAATCTATTTTCTATATGGTCACTTTGCTCTAAATCCTTTTCCTGTTCTTTAAATCTACGGATTAATTCGAGACATTGATTCCTGTGTCCGGATGGAATGTCGGATATCAGCCTGCTTTCCATAAATTCCACAAGAGCATTACGGATTGTTTTCGTAAGGGTGGGATACATTTTTTCTAATGCATCTAATGATTTATCCACATTCTTATAGTTCGCCTTTTCCTTTATATTCTCATGCAAATAATCAATACGATATTTCTTCTTTAACCATTTAAGATCATTTTTCATAATAGACGCAATCTCTTTTTTCTCATTTAGGGAGAGATCAAATTTATCACCTGGTAATGTAAGCAGCGCCTGGTGATCTCTTCTGTGTCTAGTTTTATTCTGTTTCCCCTTTCTGAATAATGGTGTTCTGTTATTAATATATTTCAAAAACTCTCCAGTAAACATTGACATGCTGTCGTTTTTACGAATCTGGTTCATATTTCTGGTGGTTTTTTTGTCAACATCTAATTGCTCAAGAAAGTGTCCAACCATTCCCATATCATGAGTTCTGGATTTCTCAAATGAATAAACATGTACAGCCTTCTTACCGAAGATATTAACGAATTTGCCAATTTTATCCTGAAACATTGTTGGCAATGTCCGGTTTTTTAGTTTATCCATAGCCGGTGCATATTGAAAACCATCCTTAAACCTTTGTTGCAGCGTACTCCCTGTCCATGTCACAGGATTTCTTGTATATATCAGAACTTTAAATTTTGCTTTTTTGAGTCCAATATCCATCAAGTACTTTTTTAAGTTTTTGATGCTTTCACTGGGGAGAGGAAGAATCCCTTCAGCCGAAATGACCAATTTTTTGGCAGAACAGTTGTTTAAAGTTTCTTCAAACTTCTTCAAGTTCAATTTATCTTTCTTTTCTATTTCCGCTTTGGAAAGAACTTTTGGAAATTTATTTATGGCATACTTCCCTGGATCGGGAGAAAATGCACTGCATAAGGCAACCCCGTGATTTGACAGCCAGCAGGTTGGATATAATATTCCTTCGTTTAACAATAATCTGTTATTACTTTCATCATACAGGGTACTCTGTATACTTGATGTCCCTGTTTTACTCCAGCCAACATGCAGAATAACTTCTTTAATTTTATTATTGGTTAACATTACATTTCAGCCTTCCTATGGAAATTAAAACTATATTTTCATATTACCAAAGCCCCTTATTTCTGACAAGAAACAGCAGAAAACAGAGAAACACTCTGATTTCATCAATTGGAAATCAGAGTGTCCCTGTTTATCTGTACATTGGAATGTCAAACACAAGACTATATGAACTTATTAAATTATAGAGATCATACATTCTTGCTGTTTGTTTATAAGCCCATGCTATATCAGTAGCATACTGATGTGACGCATATCCGTTATTAGCGGCAAAGAGTGGATTCCAGCGCATCTTGTACAATGTGTCCTGTCCATCTTCAACATAGTTATTTGAAACAAATGCGGCACCGCCAATGATTGCTTTTTTTGGAGTAGTCCAGCCACTTTCAAATGCATATTCAGCGCCATTTACAAGTGCATCTCCATCAATCGCACCAACCCCATACATATTGTACACAGTCGCAACTGTCTTGCCGGTCTTAGCAATTTCACCCTCTGAATCTCTGGTGATATTACCATTTTTATCAACTGGCACACCTGTTGCCAACGTTGAGGTGCCATTACCTGTTTCAAGCAAGGCATGAGAAATCAGATATATTTCATTAAGCCCCTGTTCCCTGCCGGCAGTAATAAAGGCTTGTGCACGTCCGGATAGAATTCCTTTATCCTCTAAAATTTTGTTATTTACTTCAGCAGCTTTTAGATTTGCGCTGTATGACAAATTCAGGAATTGCAATTTGCCTCTGAAGCTGCTGGTGAAATTGTTTGGATTCAAGTAGTAATGGACATTTTCCGGTGTTGCAAATACACCCCACTGCGGGTTGTTAATCTCAAAATTTGATACGTCAATTGCATACCAACCGTCGACTTTATCAACGACCTTAACCGATTGATTGTCATTAAGGTCACCTATATCAGTATATTTAGTGCCGGGACCTGTTCTGATATTTAGAACGCCTCCGTCTAAATCTACTTCTCCACCACTGACATATTTTCCATAAACCCAAGCATAGTTTCCTTGATCAGTTTGCGGACCTGGGTAACGCAATGCAGTTTGAATTTCCTGCATTCTTTCCAGTGTCAGGTCATATTTTGTTTTTTCCTGTACACTGGCCAGGACGTTAAAGGACATAATCCAAACTGTCCTTCCATCCAATGTGCCGCGATACCAGATATAACCCCCGACTTCCTCTGTCAGGTTGACTTCAAATAGCGCTTTATTCTCTTCGTATTTGGAAAGATCATCATAAATGACATCTTTACTTCCACCCCAGGGATCAGAATAAGCCCAACCTGAGCCGTCAAGGTAGAATGACTTGTTTTTGGAATTCACACGTTCGTGGGATTGAACTCTTGCATATTCTGTATTCCCTTTAATCCAGCCAACTACCTCTGAAGCATTTCTATCAATACTTAATTGATAATATACTTCACCAAATATTTTCGCCTGTTTTTTTACATAATAAAGTCTGTCAACGTATTTTTGATCTGCAGTAAAGCTTGTTGAGTTGTCACCAATAGTTTTATAGATTACCGCTTTTGGACTGTCAATTCGAGACACATTGCTGACAGAACTAATTTCCGGAGCCTTGACATTAAATGACATAATCCAAACAGTTTCTCCGTTAAGCGTACCCTTGTACCAGAAGTAATTTCCTACCTTTTCGGTACGGGTTACCTTAAATAATTCACCTTTAGGGAGTTCTGTGGAAATAACATCCTTTGCACCGCCCCAAGGATCGGAGTAAGACCAGCCTGAACCATCAAGGTAATAATTGAAGTTTTTTGAGTTGGCAACGCTGTGTGACTGCACGCTTATATCCTGCGACTTCACCCAGCCAACTACACCTTTTGAACTGCTGCGCTGGTTACTGATCTTATAAAAAAGCTGGTCGTTAAAAGTAGCTTGTTTTTTAATGTAAAAGATTTTATCTGTCAGATCAGTTCCCACCGTGGACATTGCAGTTCCTTGCATAATATTACCATACACATTCGTGCCAGGGTTTTGTATGCGTCCGATTTTACTTGCAGAACTTTCATTAATGTCAACTTTCATAAAATTATAGCCTTGAATCCATACGTTCTCGCCGTTCAAATCACCGTGATACCAAATGTATCTGCCAACCTTTTCAGTACGGTTAACATTGAACTTCAGATACTTGTACGAAGTAAGGTCTGTATTCATAACATCTTTGGAGCCGCCCCACGGATCTGAATAGGCCCAGCCTGTTCCATCCAAATAAAGGGTTTTGTTTCCAGTATCCACCACTTGATGTGACTGTGTTCGGATGTCATCTGCTTTAACCCAGCCAATCACACCAGCGGAACTGCTCCTTTTATCACTAATCAAATAATAAAGACGATCGCTGATTTTGGCTTGTTTTTTAATATAAACAATCGAATCCGTATTACTTGAACCGGCTTTCTTCATCGATGCTGCAGCATTAAGCTTGCTGTAGATGATGGTGTCCGGTTTACTGATTCGACCAATTTTACTCGTATCGGTTTCGCTGTAACCGGGCTTATCCAGAAAGTTATTACCTTGTATCCAGACTGTGTTTCCATCAAATGTGCCGCGATACCAGGTGTAATCTCCCACTTTAACTTCGCGGGTCACATTGAACGCCAAATATTTATAGGGACTTAAATCCGTATGAATAACATCCTGTGCACCGCCCCATGGATCCGAGTAAGTCCAGCCTGTTCCATCAAGATATAGCGTTTGTGAATCCTGATTTATAACAGTATACTGCTGAGTACGTATATCCTTTGCATTAACCCAGCCTACAACTCCACTGCCTGGATTCTCACGCAGCTGATAAAAAACTTCGCCGAAAACTTTTATCTGCTTTCGGATATAATACAGTTTTTCAGCGTACTTTTCTCCTGCCTTGATCTTGGAAGTTGCATTGCCAAACGTCCTGTATACAACTGCGTTTTCACTTTGGATACGTCCAGCTTTGCTTACTGGGCTTTCTTTGGCTGCTTCCGCGTTAAAGCCCTGAATCCATACGGTTTTTCCATTTAGGGTACCCCGATACCATATGTATTTCCCGACTTTCTCAGTAAGGTTTACTTTAAATACATTATACATATAGGGGGATAAATCATGAATAAGTACGTCTTTCGTTGCACCCCATGGTTTTTTGTATGCCCATCCGGTTCCGTCCAAATATAGGGTTTTGGCCTTGCTGTCTACTGATGAGTGCGTCTGCACGCGCATCCTTTCTGCATTCACCCATCCAACTACACCATCTGTCGAACTTTTTTGCGTGCTGATCAGATAATAGGTTTCCCCGTTACCTTTGGCCTGTTTTCTGATGTAAAAAGTTCTTTCTGTATATTTTGATCCCGCTTTAAAACTTTCCCCATCAATAGTTTCATAGATTCTGGCGTCAGAACCTTGAATGCGCCCCATTTTACTAACTGCAGTTTTTGTAAAAGATGTCGTAACTGAGAAGGATTGCATTGTTTTATTGCTTTC is a window of Virgibacillus ihumii DNA encoding:
- a CDS encoding N-acetylglucosaminidase, whose protein sequence is MKKSLFIMMFLLIFSVSIPLQAAADSNKDASSDEGTVVTDETVETNKSTESGIPEASATDESQKNSGDTANDSEQDKAERTDDKEQQDNTNKEQKQQNETDNTLSEDDKVTSEEKQSSKKAEQKTDESNKTMQSFSVTTSFTKTAVSKMGRIQGSDARIYETIDGESFKAGSKYTERTFYIRKQAKGNGETYYLISTQKSSTDGVVGWVNAERMRVQTHSSVDSKAKTLYLDGTGWAYKKPWGATKDVLIHDLSPYMYNVFKVNLTEKVGKYIWYRGTLNGKTVWIQGFNAEAAKESPVSKAGRIQSENAVVYRTFGNATSKIKAGEKYAEKLYYIRKQIKVFGEVFYQLRENPGSGVVGWVNAKDIRTQQYTVINQDSQTLYLDGTGWTYSDPWGGAQDVIHTDLSPYKYLAFNVTREVKVGDYTWYRGTFDGNTVWIQGNNFLDKPGYSETDTSKIGRISKPDTIIYSKLNAAASMKKAGSSNTDSIVYIKKQAKISDRLYYLISDKRSSSAGVIGWVKADDIRTQSHQVVDTGNKTLYLDGTGWAYSDPWGGSKDVMNTDLTSYKYLKFNVNRTEKVGRYIWYHGDLNGENVWIQGYNFMKVDINESSASKIGRIQNPGTNVYGNIMQGTAMSTVGTDLTDKIFYIKKQATFNDQLFYKISNQRSSSKGVVGWVKSQDISVQSHSVANSKNFNYYLDGSGWSYSDPWGGAKDVISTELPKGELFKVTRTEKVGNYFWYKGTLNGETVWIMSFNVKAPEISSVSNVSRIDSPKAVIYKTIGDNSTSFTADQKYVDRLYYVKKQAKIFGEVYYQLSIDRNASEVVGWIKGNTEYARVQSHERVNSKNKSFYLDGSGWAYSDPWGGSKDVIYDDLSKYEENKALFEVNLTEEVGGYIWYRGTLDGRTVWIMSFNVLASVQEKTKYDLTLERMQEIQTALRYPGPQTDQGNYAWVYGKYVSGGEVDLDGGVLNIRTGPGTKYTDIGDLNDNQSVKVVDKVDGWYAIDVSNFEINNPQWGVFATPENVHYYLNPNNFTSSFRGKLQFLNLSYSANLKAAEVNNKILEDKGILSGRAQAFITAGREQGLNEIYLISHALLETGNGTSTLATGVPVDKNGNITRDSEGEIAKTGKTVATVYNMYGVGAIDGDALVNGAEYAFESGWTTPKKAIIGGAAFVSNNYVEDGQDTLYKMRWNPLFAANNGYASHQYATDIAWAYKQTARMYDLYNLISSYSLVFDIPMYR